TGATGTTAGCGGTGTTGCTTGTTTAGGATTTGTTGATATAAGTACTGTGGCGGTATCTTTATTAAATAGCCTCAATTTAAATACTGCATTAGTGGTATGTGCAGAAAATCCAAAGCCTATATTAAATTTTAAATATAAAAATTCTACGTTATTTGGTGCGGGAGCGGCTGCGGCTGTATGGAAAAGATCAGATAGCAAGGAATCAGGGCTAATTGATGTTGTTATGCATTCTGATGGAAGTCACTTTAATGCATTTGATATAGATGATGATAACAATATACTTATGAAAGGTAAGGAAGTTTCAGCTATAGGAACTGAAAGCCTAATAAATGTTTCAAGGGAAATTTTTACAAGAAATAATATTGGCATTGATGATGTTGATTGGTTTATTCCACATCAAGCTAATATTAATATGATAAATAAGATAGCTAGTACTTTATCAATACCTAAGGAAAAGTTACTACTTAATATTGGATATCGTGGAAATACCTCAAGTGTTGGGGGACCTTCTTGCTTATCTGAAAATGTTCATAAGGGTATTATAAAACCAGGAGATACTATTTTTACATGCAGCTTTGGAAGAGGTGTGAACTGGGGAGGTATTCTATTTAAATATAAGAAATAGGGTATGTATTACTATTGATTTTATTGTTTAAAGTAAAGGAGAACGTTTTATGGGGAAGAATGCTGTTGTTATTGGAGGAAGTAAAGGGATAGGTTTTGCTATTGCTTGTAAACTTGCTTTGAAAAAGTGGAATGTCACTATTGTTAGTTCAAGAAAAGAAAATTTGGATAAGGCAAGAGAAATAGCTAAAAAAAATGAAATCAACATTAATGTAGAAGTTGCAGATGCCACAAATGAAGATTCAATAAAAAATCTTTTCCTAAAAGTAAAGAAACAAGGAACTTTGGATTTGTGTATAAATTGTGTTGGCAAAAATTTATCTCAAAAGTTAGTTAAAAAAACAAAAGATGGAGAGATTTTGTTGCACAGCCTTGAGGCTTGGAAAAATACTATTGATATTAATTTGAATTCTGTTTTTCTATGTGGAAGAGAAGAGGCAGGTATAATGCTTGAACAGAACGCTCAAGGCACTATTGTGAATATTGTAACAGCGGTTAGAAATGGAGCGTATGGGCAGTCAGCATATACAGCAGCTAAAGCAGGTGTAACTTCATTAACGAGAACATGGGCACTGGAGTTAGCTAAGTATGGAATACGTTGTGTAGCAATTGCACCAGGAGCTATTGAAGGTGAGGCATTAATAAATGCTTGTAAAAAAGATGAGAGACATAAAATTTATATGGATAAATTGAGAGAACAAATACCATTAGGAAGGTTTGCAAGCGAGTCAGAGGTTGCGGATACTGTATGTTTCGTTGCACAAAATCAGTATATTACAGGTACAGTAATAGAATTAGATGGGGGAGGACTTCCACCTAAGGTTTTTTTGAAATAACTATATAAAATAAATATCAATTATATCATGGGAGGAGAATATGGTAGCTATTTGCCATATTAAAGATCAATGGAATTTAAAAATATTAAATTAGATATAAATGAAAATAAGTATGCATTAGTAACTATTTGTAGGGAGAATGTTTGTAATGCGTTAGATGAATATACTGTAAGTGAAATTAATAATGCTTTAGATATTATTAGTGAGGATAATACTCTAAGAGCAGTAGTTTTGACTGGAAAAGGCTATAAATATTTCTCAGCAGGTGCAGACCTAAAGAAACTAAAGAAAAAAACTTCCTTGCAAATTCTTGAATCTGGCTTACAAAGCTTATGTTCAAGAATTGAAAGGTTTAAACTTCCAGTAATTGCAGCCGTAAATGGTTATGCTTTAGGAGGAGGTATGGAGGTTGTTTTATCCTGTGATTTCAGAGTATCAAGTGAAAATGCTGTATTTGGATTGCCAGAAGTAAATTTAGGAGTAATTCCATCTGCAGGAGGAACGCAAAGACTTAGTTATCTTATAGGTACAGCACGTGCAAAGCAGGTAATTTTATTGGGCGATAGAATACATGCAGAAGAGGCAAAAGCTTTGGGGATTGTTTATGAAATAGCAGAAAAAGAAGAGTTATTATTGGCCGCTGAAAAAATAGTAAACAAGCTAATAAGTAAATCACCGATGGCTGTATATTTAGCAAAGTCATCTATAAATATTGCGTCTAGTGCAGGAAACGAATTTGGAATGAAATATGAAAAAATGTGCCAAGCGGTATTAGCTAATCATCCGGATAGAGAGGAAGGAATACGAGCATTTTATGAAAAACGACCTCCTGAATACAAGGTATTTAAATAATATTATATTTTGTTCTGAGAAAGTTAGCTATTAAATACCACAATATATATTATTGTGGCGGAATAAATGGGGTGAATAATCATGAAAGTGAAATTTGTGATAAAAAAAGAAAGATGTAAAGGTTGCAACATTTGTATATCATTTTGCCCAAAAAAAGTTTTAGCTTTAGATGATTTAGAAAAAGTAAAAGTTGTTAACGAAGAAGCATGTATAAATTGTGGCCAATGCGAATTAAGATGTCCTGATTATGCAATTTATGTGGAAAAGAGGCTAGAAGTATGAGAAGTGCTAGATTGATGCAAGGGAATGAAGCGTGTGCAGAAGGTGCATTGGCTGCGGGAATAAACTTTTTTGGTGGATATCCTATTACACCATCTACAGAAATTGCAGAAATCATGGCTGAGAGACTTCCTAGCGTAGGTGGTACTTTTATACAAATGGAAGATGAGATTGCTGGTATAGGAGTAGTGCTTGGTGCAGCTTTGGCTGGTAAAAAAGGACTCACTGCTAGTGCAGGCCCTGGAATTTCGTTAAAGCAAGAATTAATTGGATATGCTTGTGCATCTGAGATACCAATTGTAATTGCAGATGTTCAACGTATGGGACCATCTACAGGACAACCAACATCACCATCACAAGGGGATGTAATGCAAGCACGTTGGGGAACTCATGGTGATCATCCTATGATTGCATTGTCACCATGGACAGTAATAGAGACTTTTAATGTAACTGTACTTGCCGTAAATTATGCTCAAAGGTTTCGTACTCCAGTTATTATTTTACTTGATGAAGTTGTTGGTCATATGAGAGAAAAGGTTATTTTGCCAGAAGCTAAAGATATAGAAATATATCCACATTGTGTACCTATGTGTCCAAAAGGCAAGGATTATAAGCCATATAATACTATGGAAGATTGTGTTCCTAATATAGCTGATGTTGGAATGGGATACAAAATTCATGTTACTGGTCTTATTCATAATGAAGAAGGTTTTCCAGATAGTAGTGAACAAATGACTAAGTATACCATTGAACGTTTACATAAAAAAATAAGCAGAGTACAAGATGAGATTACTCATTATGACGAATTTTATATGGAAGATGCAGAATATGCAGTAGTAGCATATGGGGGAACAGCTAGAACAGCATATGAAGCAGTTAAAATTGCACGTGAAAAAGGAATTAAAGTTGGCATGATTAGATTAATGACAATTTGGCCATTTGCTAGTAAGGTTATAAAAAGGTTGGCACATAAAGTAGAAAAAATACTTGTTCCAGAAATGAATTATGGTCAACTGGTTTTAGAAGTAGAACGTGTTGCAGGTGGTGCTGCTCAAGTTATTTCTTTACCTAAATATAATACTAAAATATTCACCCCACAAGAAATACTCTTGGCCATTCAGAAATTAAGAACAGGGGTGGTAAAATGATACATCATGAGAGAAATTACGAAAAGTATTTGCTTATGAATAGACTGCCACATATGTGGTGTTCAGGTTGTGGAAACGGTATTATAATGAAAGCTATTGCTAAGGCTATTGAACTATATAATATTGATGAGGATAATGTAGTCATTGTATCTGGAATTGGCTGCTCATCTAGGGCATATTCTTATATGAATCTTGATTCAATACATACAGTTCATGGAAGGGCAATACCATTTGCTACAGGTATTAAATTAGCTAATCCTAAATTAAAAGTTATTGTAATAACAGGGGATGGTGATTGTACCGCAATTGGAGGAAATCATTTTATACATGCAGCAAGAAGAAATATTGATTTAACAGTAGTGCTATTTAATAACAATATTTATGGTATGACAGGAGGACAAGCATCACCACTTACGCCTAAAGGAAAAAAGGCAACAACAACACCTTATGGATCAATTGATAGGTCTTTTGATGTATGTGAACTTGCAAAAGCGGCTGGAGCTACATATATTGCTAGAAGTACAACTTATCATGTACAGCTTTTAGTTGATTTAATTCTTCAAGGCATTTCTAACAATGGATTTTCATTAGTTGAGGTTATTACACAATGTGTTACTAATTATGGTAGAAGGAATGGAATTGGTGATGCATCAAAAATGTTACTGTGGATGAAGGAAAATGCAGTTAACATAAAAGATTATAAAAAAACAATAAACGATGGAGAAAGTGATAAGTTTCCGATTGGTGTTTTACGTAAAATTAGCGAACCGGAATACAGTACAGAGTATAACAAAATTATTAACAGGGTATGGAGGAGAGAAGAGTGAAACAAATACAGTTATGCGGTTCTGGTGGTCAAGGAATAATTACTACTGCAATAATTTTGGGTGAAGCAGCTGTTATGGAAGGTAAAGAAGTGGTTCAATATCAGTCTTATGGAGCAGAAGCACGGGGTGGTAACTGTAAGTCTGAGGTTATAATATCTAAGGTATTTATAAATCATCCTAAAATAATTAAACCAGATATAGTTATTGCTTTAACTCAAAAAGCTGCAGATAAATATTTTTCCGAGCTTAAAGGTCAAGGAATTCTAATTATAGATGAAGATTTAGTATGCAAAGTACCTAAACATCCTAATATAATAAAGGCGCCATTAACGCGATTGGCTATAGACAAGTTTGGCAAAAGCTTATACACAAATATTATTATGTTGGGATTATTAGTAAGGGTTACAAAAATTGTATCATTTGAAACCATTAAAAAAGCTGTTGCAATGAAGGTACCCAAGTCAACAATAGAAAAGAATTTAAAAG
The Clostridium felsineum DSM 794 DNA segment above includes these coding regions:
- a CDS encoding ketoacyl-ACP synthase III, which encodes MIKSIPSKIVGVPVELAGIGHYFPGEPVTNEELEKLYGFDNKWIVEHTGVSARHWADTNEERHLELAQKASEMAIKDAGITVEDIDVLICTSSTTRAVSNPSTRFNRYMDIAPPLQAAIGAKKAFVFDVSGVACLGFVDISTVAVSLLNSLNLNTALVVCAENPKPILNFKYKNSTLFGAGAAAAVWKRSDSKESGLIDVVMHSDGSHFNAFDIDDDNNILMKGKEVSAIGTESLINVSREIFTRNNIGIDDVDWFIPHQANINMINKIASTLSIPKEKLLLNIGYRGNTSSVGGPSCLSENVHKGIIKPGDTIFTCSFGRGVNWGGILFKYKK
- a CDS encoding SDR family NAD(P)-dependent oxidoreductase, with the translated sequence MGKNAVVIGGSKGIGFAIACKLALKKWNVTIVSSRKENLDKAREIAKKNEININVEVADATNEDSIKNLFLKVKKQGTLDLCINCVGKNLSQKLVKKTKDGEILLHSLEAWKNTIDINLNSVFLCGREEAGIMLEQNAQGTIVNIVTAVRNGAYGQSAYTAAKAGVTSLTRTWALELAKYGIRCVAIAPGAIEGEALINACKKDERHKIYMDKLREQIPLGRFASESEVADTVCFVAQNQYITGTVIELDGGGLPPKVFLK
- a CDS encoding enoyl-CoA hydratase/isomerase family protein, coding for MEFKNIKLDINENKYALVTICRENVCNALDEYTVSEINNALDIISEDNTLRAVVLTGKGYKYFSAGADLKKLKKKTSLQILESGLQSLCSRIERFKLPVIAAVNGYALGGGMEVVLSCDFRVSSENAVFGLPEVNLGVIPSAGGTQRLSYLIGTARAKQVILLGDRIHAEEAKALGIVYEIAEKEELLLAAEKIVNKLISKSPMAVYLAKSSINIASSAGNEFGMKYEKMCQAVLANHPDREEGIRAFYEKRPPEYKVFK
- a CDS encoding 4Fe-4S binding protein, encoding MKVKFVIKKERCKGCNICISFCPKKVLALDDLEKVKVVNEEACINCGQCELRCPDYAIYVEKRLEV
- a CDS encoding 2-oxoacid:acceptor oxidoreductase subunit alpha encodes the protein MRSARLMQGNEACAEGALAAGINFFGGYPITPSTEIAEIMAERLPSVGGTFIQMEDEIAGIGVVLGAALAGKKGLTASAGPGISLKQELIGYACASEIPIVIADVQRMGPSTGQPTSPSQGDVMQARWGTHGDHPMIALSPWTVIETFNVTVLAVNYAQRFRTPVIILLDEVVGHMREKVILPEAKDIEIYPHCVPMCPKGKDYKPYNTMEDCVPNIADVGMGYKIHVTGLIHNEEGFPDSSEQMTKYTIERLHKKISRVQDEITHYDEFYMEDAEYAVVAYGGTARTAYEAVKIAREKGIKVGMIRLMTIWPFASKVIKRLAHKVEKILVPEMNYGQLVLEVERVAGGAAQVISLPKYNTKIFTPQEILLAIQKLRTGVVK
- a CDS encoding 2-oxoacid:ferredoxin oxidoreductase subunit beta, which encodes MIHHERNYEKYLLMNRLPHMWCSGCGNGIIMKAIAKAIELYNIDEDNVVIVSGIGCSSRAYSYMNLDSIHTVHGRAIPFATGIKLANPKLKVIVITGDGDCTAIGGNHFIHAARRNIDLTVVLFNNNIYGMTGGQASPLTPKGKKATTTPYGSIDRSFDVCELAKAAGATYIARSTTYHVQLLVDLILQGISNNGFSLVEVITQCVTNYGRRNGIGDASKMLLWMKENAVNIKDYKKTINDGESDKFPIGVLRKISEPEYSTEYNKIINRVWRREE
- a CDS encoding 2-oxoacid:acceptor oxidoreductase family protein — translated: MKQIQLCGSGGQGIITTAIILGEAAVMEGKEVVQYQSYGAEARGGNCKSEVIISKVFINHPKIIKPDIVIALTQKAADKYFSELKGQGILIIDEDLVCKVPKHPNIIKAPLTRLAIDKFGKSLYTNIIMLGLLVRVTKIVSFETIKKAVAMKVPKSTIEKNLKALEIGYNYNIDINEKTVNYKEVQTVG